In the Hermetia illucens chromosome 1, iHerIll2.2.curated.20191125, whole genome shotgun sequence genome, gattttttctgatCGTCCCAATCaacttgttttgtttctttttcaattctagGGCCAACTGCCGtgaagtaaaaaaattatctgttGTGATGTTACGACAACTCAGTTGATTGCTTAGAGTCAGAACAATTCTTTGGTCTTGATTTACTTCTGCTTTACAATTTCGATCGCGACCCGTATATACGAGTACTTCAAGATTCCAAGCATAATATGTACTTGCATCGCACAAACACCATATTTTGATACCGTATTTATGCGGTTTTGATGGTATATATTGTGTAAATGGGCAGCGACCGCGAAATGGTACAAGTTGTTCATCTACTGTAACGTTTTTTCCAACAGTGTAACACATTTTCAATCGATTCACCCATTTGTCGTAAACGTTTCGTATTGGTGCCAATTTATCTCTTGATCGAATTCCCTTTCTCTGTTCTTTGTCATCGAAACGAATGCATTCATTTAttagtttgaattttttcaaagtcaTTGTGGCGCGGAAGATTGGTGGTCCTGTTTGGTCATCCCACAATTCATTTATACATTGCCCATGCGATCTGTACACGCCAGCTAATATTAGCAAACCATAATAGGCGCGCAAAGAAGCAATATCAACTGGTAACCAAAGTTCCTTGTATTTTCGAGATCCATATAAATTTGTCATTTCAACTATTGTCTTTTCGATTGGTTCCATAAATAATAGAAAAGACGACAAAATATCAGTACATCGTGACGACGCAAACAAAGTTGGACCTGTTCAAGCAAATATCACAagcataacaagaagaagtagaatatgaagaaaaatttaccaGGTGTTCATGTAGAGCAAATGAAGCATTAGATCTATTCGGCAATTGTGGCGGCGGCTCGAAATAACaatattttccatctttcgataaCACAAACTCCTTCGGTTCAGAACAAGTAGTTTCATGTTGCTGTGGTTCATTATCTACAACATCGTCGTCTGACTCGTATTCACTACTTTCATCATTTTCACCCGGTTCTGGTAAATATTCTTCGTCGTCACTACTAGTTTCAAATGGACCAAAATCACTTTCTTCCCCGTCGTCTTCACGAGAatcgaaatcaaataaattcgacatttcgacaataaaacgcgaaagtgaacacaaaataaaaattttcaaaacgcaTAACCGCTATGGCGCTGCTTACCCTTGGCAAGCAGACAGAACTGTGTTCGTTTGATAGCTACAAGAAAACAAATGTCGGTACTGTACCTCTGTTTCCAAACACATAACATTACGTAGTATCAATTTGATACGCGAGGAGCTTTTACGtgactttttttattgtgcCAATTGGGTGAAAgatagaaaagaaggaaatatattatctaatgaatttcataaaaatattccttggGCCAAAAAAGCAggtcaaaatattaatattactaCAAAATACAGAACGTGAAAGTAGCGATTCGTATCAAATTGATACGAGGGACGGATGAAGGTTaagcaataaaataatttaatcgagAATTCAGTGGAATCGGAGCAAGTAGTCTAGTAACATAGAGCTGCCTAAGAGGCGACTACCGACACCAAACGGTTTAGAGACTTTACattttttagttagtttagatGAATAGGAGGGTCGCAGCTCGAAGTATGCTACTCTTGTGTTGGGCCCACTCAGAGCATTGTCTAGAAGCAGTTTCTTCGTTGAATATAACTTTACCGAGGTATCTTTGTCAAAGATCTGAGGAGTCCGGGTAGCACTGCAGTGCAAGGCCGTCTCCTCTTCTTTCTCACCTTATCTACATATAGCGGAGACAACCAGCCGTATTTTTTCCATGGTAGTTTTGGGAATAGTGTTCCGTTAAAAGCTTTACTAAGGGtttcatatcccacttcttaaTAGACAACAAAAAAGGCCGCCACGCGTTCTTTCAGAATTTCTTGCACAAGTTTTCCTGccggaataatttttttttttatttttccattcggcTGCATTGTCTATCCAGACCCTTGGTgtgccagtctgtcagcttcttcTTGCCAACGAAATTCGAGTGCCTTGGCCCCACATCAAGAATTTTTCGTTTAGTCGGCCAATTGATGgtaactccataccaactggcttaaTGTGTTATTGCTATTAAATCCCGTAAACGCCAAGCAATGATGTCGCCACTCACCGAACTCTTCCACACCTCCGGCCTAAGCAGTGCGAATAGCATCATCTCGAACGTGAGAAGGTAATACTGATGAGATAATGCAGGTACCATTTCGGACTTGAACTTATCCAAAGTTTCCCTTCGATACGCCATGGAACGTTTTGTGGCATCGTAAGTAGCTGTAACAACAATTTGGTAACGCCCTTCCTGCGCAGAGTACCGCAGGTACATTCACAGTTGACCTGTCCAAGGCTATCTCCAAATCGATGAGAAAACGCGAATAGGAAGACTCAAACCTAGATATTGTTGCACAATGCTTCCATGACTAGGATAATGGTACATTCGCTTTTGTCATGGCGTACCCTATACTGTCCATCAGATAATTGTAACGATGTCGGAATTCGAAAGATTACCGGTCTTTTTTACAGTATTCTATTCGCTACGATCGTTAAAATACTTTCACGGTTTCGTAAGCAACTAGATCTAGTGGCGACCCTTCAGGACAACATCAACAACttgacttcttcttcttttctttcagtctttgtcccattcacaagcggggtcagctggTAGTGATCGGTTgtaccattttgttctatcaaaagcctgatctggatgcaatggcgaggcttttaaatccccatttagcgtatcaagccgccgttgctTCAGACGGCCTTTTCGTCGCCTACCATCGACTTCTATTTTCAGACCAGTCTGGGatagtgaattcccgttagttCAAATTACGTGGCCATATCATTgaagtgcaactccatatcgatcacggatatccttatttcgggtatgatcaaaacgtgtcatgcaacatcttcgtttccattaccgcaacacgccgttcattgtcttttatagtcggccaacactcacaaccataAACAcagacagaacggacgacattgcggtaaattttagatttgaggcgttcgatGATACggggatcacaaagaacatcggttatcgaacgccacttcatccagattgcgttattgggtgaagcaatttcatagcgcagttctccattggctaagagtattgatccgagatatctAGATGTATATGAACGTTGAATGTCCCGagcgacagtgtccataacgagAACATAGAGGATTAGTGGGAGAACGCTACCTTGATTAATAACAACAAGGAGAGAGagacacttcgaactttactttacttttccgATCGTGGTGGCAAGTGTTGTTGTGAAGCATACCAGATGTGTTCGTGTGGCGcactgtcaaacgctttctctagattcagaaatgcaatgtaaagcggaggatgcttctccatgagtaaccacgcagatTACAACAGCGTCCCTACGAGTAAGCGCAAATGCAGCACGCAAGTGAAAGCAAGCGATTTAAGTAGCAAACGATGATCTCTTTCCAATCTGAAAAAGCACGATTCCTCAATTCGCTGCTGGTCGTCATGCACTCGAACTGATTTGTCCTTCACTGCCGGTTAGTTGAACAATGTGCAAATGACGGTGACAAAACTAGATTGCCCACTACATTTATAACAGTCATCTTAAGTAAATCTATCTCCTTCTCCGACAGCACTTCACCTAGTGAAGAAGCCAGTCGTAATTCATTACCACACAAAAGGTGTGAATGAAACACCGAATTGTAGCTCTTCAAGTGTAGGGAGTCACACTTCAAATGCACTCGTGACTTTAAGCAATCAAGCCATGGCCGAGACACGGATTTCGGAGCccccaccagattcatgttctccCACGGAGAAATATAGACATGCTCTATTTCTTCATGAGAGTAGAGTACAGCTCCGCAAAAGGagacttcagccgcaaaggagaggaAACTACAGGTTTCATCTTGGCTATCAGAACCTGCTCTcccgcctctaccaggaaaagcggaagaaagtgaAGCCGATGATGTGAACCCAACTGGTCTAATGCcgatatgtggaaacagatccatgcagtccAACACCGTGGAGCTGGGAAAGCTTCCCGCCCATAACATGGGAATGAGGATATAGGCTGCATCAATATCTAGAGAAACCGGACGCAACCAAGCGGAACTTTCAGGGGAAGGCGGTATTAAGCTGGTAACCCTGGTTAAATCTTTACTAGATGCAGCAGGCTCTTTAATTGGAGAATACACTTATGTATACAAATATAAAGATTAGTCTAATAAGCCTGTAGAATGTCAatgcctcttcctatctactggcaaagtgatggcaaagttgcaggactgtctttatatatttctggttcaagaggcAAGTGGTATTGGATTAGCAAAGGAGGCTAGAATCTTCTTTAATAAGAGAACCTCATGGCCGAGAACCTGCGTTCTAATTTCAAAACTGTTAAAGACAACTACTTTTAGAAAATTATGTTCCCAGTAGCAAGTTGCgatcatcttacaataccaggttaatggtaagagaacaaacgtcaaagttgcctctgcttacttttcCTGGAATGGGGGATAGTAGTGAATGCAGAGTcaaatggccttgaacttttaaaagGTTTTGATGCACACGCccaacatatttgttgaaaagctgtttgattttaccaGTTCCACGGTCCAACAAACATGAAGTGCGCTTTTACGTTCATGAGGCCAACTtaaaatgaagtaattgacctaccaATCTGCGTTACAAAgctattagagttgattagacacTGGCGAATGCTAGAAGAAAtctgtcagatcaccgttagTCAGAGTTCTTACTCTCTGCCTACTGCAGGCGAACAGGCTATAAGACAAATACGGAATCCTAGGGAAACAGAGTGGTcaaagtttaatgaactttTCGGAAACAAAGGGCAGCTTCCCAAAGAACTTTTTCGgccatagaagatcaattggaaactctgaatcccacacttttagagtgctttgaaggaaAGAAAACTGCAAGAGTGAAGACGGGTAAACTTCCGAaaatcacagcgtgaatataagaggctcgtgaaacGTCCGAAACAAgattcctttagagcatactgtgaggaccCGGAACGAGAAAGGCACTTCCAGACTATACAGagcccttaataaggatgagtcgagcaagttgggctctcttagaaaactaGATGGTATTTTCACGAAATCCAGAATTGAGTCTGTACAGACTCAGGTGGAAGTATACCACTAGGGATAAGcctcagaagtgggagggagaGAATGAGCGGTATTCGCCAACCTTTCACCACAAAAGCGTTCCAAGgcgaattgggacactgcaagAGCGGTTATCGCCaacgaaaaggcgagagctgctatactatcctttgaacacttcaaaccacctggcatggatggcatctacccagcg is a window encoding:
- the LOC119646672 gene encoding piggyBac transposable element-derived protein 4-like gives rise to the protein MSNLFDFDSREDDGEESDFGPFETSSDDEEYLPEPGENDESSEYESDDDVVDNEPQQHETTCSEPKEFVLSKDGKYCYFEPPPQLPNRSNASFALHEHLTIVEMTNLYGSRKYKELWLPVDIASLRAYYGLLILAGVYRSHGQCINELWDDQTGPPIFRATMTLKKFKLINECIRFDDKEQRKGIRSRDKLAPIRNVYDKWVNRLKMCYTVGKNVTVDEQLVPFRGRCPFTQYIPSKPHKYGIKIWCLCDASTYYAWNLEVLVYTGRDRNCKAEVNQDQRIVLTLSNQLSCRNITTDNFFTSRQLALELKKKQNNTLVSYVPKKNRFVTLFSTLHDQKSVANDEQKKPEIIRFYNATKGGVDSLDKLVGTYRCKRKVNRWPLALFCNILDTSAYNSFVIFIHLNADWKYEKKKYRRRLYLVELGKQLVTPYIANRKTRPRTPNANAVIDEIQNISSRSSSPTTSISAAPTSTTNASRKSNLPNSQKLTHAPSAGKRSRCAHFEYKNNKNLYSNRCDKCITYVCNAHHFKLCTNCIDKL